The following coding sequences lie in one Arachis ipaensis cultivar K30076 chromosome B05, Araip1.1, whole genome shotgun sequence genomic window:
- the LOC107641739 gene encoding histone acetyltransferase MCC1-like isoform X1, whose amino-acid sequence MTTTMATSTKVHNQPPPPEIRFRPLLLSDLATLLHIHAKIFPHGNDEDPSLFYEQMLSNEDSDKMMTLGAVDSSRPDDKSDEIIGYVVTTKIVNASDSELADNIVAGESSDKLDNKSLVYVMWLGVLEAYRNRGIGTYLMKEVIEYASKIPTCVGIYLHAVAENKAAIKLYKKMKFKCVRRLRNYYPINGKLYDGLLFVHCLNGARCYRSPKYIFVNIFIDVVTLMLGHVRSGLKSAGTRLRKIKQERQHRS is encoded by the exons ATGACAACAACAATGGCAACAAGCACAAAGGTGCACAATCAACCACCACCGCCAGAAATACGTTTCAGGCCCCTACTACTTTCCGACCTTGCGACTCTGCTGCATATTCATGCCAAAATATTCCCCCACGG gaATGATGAAGACCCTTCATTATTTTACGAACAAATGTTATCAAATGAAGATTCTGACAAGATGATGACATTGGGAGCTGTTGACAGTAGTAGGCCAGATGATAAAAGTGATGAAATCATTGGATACGTAGTCACAACTAAAATTGTTAATGCAAGCGACAGTGAG TTAGCGGATAATATAGTTGCAGGTGAGTCGTCAGATAAATTAGACAATAAGAGTTTGGTGTATGTTATGTGGCTGGGAGTATTGGAAGCATATAGGAATCGAGGAATAG GAACTTATTTGATGAAGGAGGTTATAGAGTATGCTTCGAAGATTCCAACTTGCGTGGGCATTTACCTGCACGCAGTTGCTGAGAACAAGGCAGCAATTAAGTTGTACAAGAAAATGAAGTTCAAGTGTGTTAGAAGGTTAAGGAACTATTATCCAATCAACGGCAAGCTTTATGATGGATTATTATTCGTCCACTGTCTTAATGGTGCACGCTGTTATCGCTCACCAAAGTATATATTCGTTAACATATTTAT aGATGTTGTGACATTAATG TTGGGGCACGTGAGGAGTGGGTTGAAGTCAGCGGGTACTAGGCTGCGCAAGATTAAACAAGAAAGGCAGCACCGTTCATGA
- the LOC107641739 gene encoding histone acetyltransferase MCC1-like isoform X3, giving the protein MTTTMATSTKVHNQPPPPEIRFRPLLLSDLATLLHIHAKIFPHGNDEDPSLFYEQMLSNEDSDKMMTLGAVDSSRPDDKSDEIIGYVVTTKIVNASDSELADNIVAGESSDKLDNKSLVYVMWLGVLEAYRNRGIGTYLMKEVIEYASKIPTCVGIYLHAVAENKAAIKLYKKMKFKCVRRDVVTLMLGHVRSGLKSAGTRLRKIKQERQHRS; this is encoded by the exons ATGACAACAACAATGGCAACAAGCACAAAGGTGCACAATCAACCACCACCGCCAGAAATACGTTTCAGGCCCCTACTACTTTCCGACCTTGCGACTCTGCTGCATATTCATGCCAAAATATTCCCCCACGG gaATGATGAAGACCCTTCATTATTTTACGAACAAATGTTATCAAATGAAGATTCTGACAAGATGATGACATTGGGAGCTGTTGACAGTAGTAGGCCAGATGATAAAAGTGATGAAATCATTGGATACGTAGTCACAACTAAAATTGTTAATGCAAGCGACAGTGAG TTAGCGGATAATATAGTTGCAGGTGAGTCGTCAGATAAATTAGACAATAAGAGTTTGGTGTATGTTATGTGGCTGGGAGTATTGGAAGCATATAGGAATCGAGGAATAG GAACTTATTTGATGAAGGAGGTTATAGAGTATGCTTCGAAGATTCCAACTTGCGTGGGCATTTACCTGCACGCAGTTGCTGAGAACAAGGCAGCAATTAAGTTGTACAAGAAAATGAAGTTCAAGTGTGTTAGAAG aGATGTTGTGACATTAATG TTGGGGCACGTGAGGAGTGGGTTGAAGTCAGCGGGTACTAGGCTGCGCAAGATTAAACAAGAAAGGCAGCACCGTTCATGA
- the LOC107641739 gene encoding histone acetyltransferase MCC1-like isoform X2 gives MTTTMATSTKVHNQPPPPEIRFRPLLLSDLATLLHIHAKIFPHGNDEDPSLFYEQMLSNEDSDKMMTLGAVDSSRPDDKSDEIIGYVVTTKIVNASDSELADNIVAGESSDKLDNKSLVYVMWLGVLEAYRNRGIGTYLMKEVIEYASKIPTCVGIYLHAVAENKAAIKLYKKMKFKCVRRLRNYYPINGKLYDGLLFVHCLNGARCYRSPKDVVTLMLGHVRSGLKSAGTRLRKIKQERQHRS, from the exons ATGACAACAACAATGGCAACAAGCACAAAGGTGCACAATCAACCACCACCGCCAGAAATACGTTTCAGGCCCCTACTACTTTCCGACCTTGCGACTCTGCTGCATATTCATGCCAAAATATTCCCCCACGG gaATGATGAAGACCCTTCATTATTTTACGAACAAATGTTATCAAATGAAGATTCTGACAAGATGATGACATTGGGAGCTGTTGACAGTAGTAGGCCAGATGATAAAAGTGATGAAATCATTGGATACGTAGTCACAACTAAAATTGTTAATGCAAGCGACAGTGAG TTAGCGGATAATATAGTTGCAGGTGAGTCGTCAGATAAATTAGACAATAAGAGTTTGGTGTATGTTATGTGGCTGGGAGTATTGGAAGCATATAGGAATCGAGGAATAG GAACTTATTTGATGAAGGAGGTTATAGAGTATGCTTCGAAGATTCCAACTTGCGTGGGCATTTACCTGCACGCAGTTGCTGAGAACAAGGCAGCAATTAAGTTGTACAAGAAAATGAAGTTCAAGTGTGTTAGAAGGTTAAGGAACTATTATCCAATCAACGGCAAGCTTTATGATGGATTATTATTCGTCCACTGTCTTAATGGTGCACGCTGTTATCGCTCACCAAA aGATGTTGTGACATTAATG TTGGGGCACGTGAGGAGTGGGTTGAAGTCAGCGGGTACTAGGCTGCGCAAGATTAAACAAGAAAGGCAGCACCGTTCATGA
- the LOC107641740 gene encoding histone acetyltransferase MCC1, producing MENKEAFSKREIKYRSIQPSDEHTLQRIHDQLFPIRYESKFYQDVANGRGTESWGAVDVSRSDGQSDELIGFVTTRIVPAAEVEVNYVNYLKHFMKKIVSIHGNDLAKSDETLVHVLTLGVVKEYRHHGIASDLLKKVIENASMIQSCRAIYLHSSSENEAAVNLYKKMSFKLVRKLSKYYSFDGRHSDAYLFVYPLNGGRFHRWPFEVLISMLSCVRTGLESWGTKMKTDTSQSKKSGTQQNRGKLACH from the exons ATGGAAAATAAAGAAGCGTTTAGTAAGAGAGAAATAAAGTACAGGTCAATACAACCTTCTGATGAACACACTTTACAGCGTATCCATGACCAACTTTTTCCCATCAG GTATGAATCTAAATTTTACCAAGATGTGGCTAACGGGCGAGGCACCGAGTCGTGGGGAGCCGTAGACGTGAGTCGCAGTGATGGTCAGAGTGATGAACTAATTGGATTTGTGACGACTCGGATTGTTCCTGCAGCAGAAGTTGAGGTTAATTATGTTAATTACTTGAAGCATTTCATGAAAAAG ATAGTGAGTATCCATGGAAATGACTTGGCCAAATCAGATGAAACTTTAGTCCATGTTTTAACGCTAGGAGTGGTGAAGGAGTATAGACATCATGGAATAG CTTCTGATCTTCTTAAGAAGGTGATTGAAAATGCTTCTATGATTCAAAGTTGCCGCGCTATTTACTTGCATTCGAGTTCTGAGAACGAGGCAGCAGTCAATCTCTACAAGAAAATGTCTTTCAAGTTAGTAAGAAAGTTGTCAAAGTATTATTCATTCGATGGCAGACATTCAGATGCATACTTATTTGTTTACCCACTCAATGGCGGTCGCTTTCATCGCTGGCCATT CGAAGTTCTGATATCAATGTTGAGCTGTGTGAGGACCGGCTTGGAGTCTTGGGGGACAAAAATGAAGACTGATACATCTCAAAGCAAGAAAAGTGGTACACAACAAAACAGAGGGAAGTTAGCTTGCCATTAG
- the LOC107640293 gene encoding stromal processing peptidase, chloroplastic, with protein sequence MSQPMAMAMAMASSATTSTACASLLFPPHTNSRTTNSPYSTRFHVRFRNNRLFFPSSSPSGRRTHKAIHGGGFGLRRNKGDVTWKRSTSFFGELATKSFLLPQQHTRSCTSCCRASATKRRTSFPRFVLGAFLDKSSFGLSKSRFQRRSAQIPHATVGPDEPHAASTAWPDGISEKQDLGLFDSERERIEECLNSELPYHPKLHRGQLKNGLRYLILPNKVPPNRFEAHLEVHAGSIDEEDDEQGIAHMIEHVAFLGSKKREKLLGTGARSNAYTDFHHTVFHIHAPTSTKDSDGDLLPFVLDALNEIAFQPKFLASRIEKERRAILSELQMMNTIEYRVDCQLLQHLHSENKLSKRFPIGLEEQIKKWDADKIRKFHERWYFPANATLYIVGDIDNITKTVYQIEAVFGQTGVDNEKSSVTTPSAFGAVASFLVPKLSVGLGGNSVERSANTIDQSKVFNKERQAVRPPVKHNWSLPGSSGDLKPPQIFQHELLQNFSINMFCKIPVNRVQTFNDLRNVLMKRIFLSALHFRINTRYKSSNPPFTSVELDHSDSGREGCTVTTLTITAEPKNWQNAITVAVQEVRRLKEFGVTQGELTRYLDALLKDSEHLAAMIDNVSSVDNLDFIMESDALGHRVMDQRQGHECLLAVAETVTLEEVNSVGAKVLEFIADFGKPTAPLPAAIVACVPTKVHIEGAGETEFKISPTEITDAMKAGLDQPIMPEPELEVPKELVQPSQLEDLKKERKPAFISVSSETDVTKLHDEETGITQRRLANGIPVNYKVYCASLLCSYYLLFLLHTNVINAWVPNAMTLWRCILNLVRLVREES encoded by the exons ATGTCTCAACCCATGGCTATGGCTATGGCTATGGCGTCTTCTGCTACTACTTCAACAGCTTGTGCCTCTCTTCTCTTTCCTCCTCATACTAACTCTCGCACAACAAACTCTCCATACTCCACTCGTTTTCATGTTCGATTCCGTAACAATCgcctcttcttcccttcttcttctccaag TGGAAGGAGAACGCATAAAGCTATTCATGGCGGTGGATTCGGTTTGCGACGGAACAAGGGAGATGTTACCTGGAAACGTTCCACTTCCTTCTTCGGTGAACTCGCGACGAAGTCGTTTTTGTTGCCGCAGCAACATACGCGTAGCTGTACCTCTTGCTGTCGTGCTTCCGCTACTAAACGCCGCACAAGTTTTCCGAGATTCGTTCTTGGAGCTTTTCTGGATAAATCGTCATTCGGTTTATCGAAGAGTAGATTCCAACGTCGCTCT GCTCAAATTCCACATGCAACAGTTGGTCCAGATGAGCCTCATGCAGCAAGTACAGCCTGGCCAGACGGTATTTCTGAAAAGCAAGATTTAGGTTTATTTGATTCTGAACGAGAGCGGATTGAGGAGTGTCTAAATTCTGAACTTCCATATCACCCTAAGTTGCATCGAGGCCAGCTAAAGAATGGGTTGCGTTATCTCATTTTGCCAAATAAAGTGCCGCCAAACAG GTTTGAAGCACACTTGGAAGTTCATGCGGGTTCAATAGATGAAGAGGATGATGAGCAAGGCATTGCTCATATGATTGAACATGTTGCTTTCCTTGGAAGTAAAAAACGTGAGAAGCTTCTTGGCACAGGAGCTCGTTCAAATGCTTATACTGACTTCCACCATACAGTGTTTCACATCCATGCCCCTACTAGCACCAAG GACTCTGATGGTGATCTGCTTCCATTTGTTCTAGATGCCTTAAATGAG ATAGCTTTCCAGCCAAAGTTCCTTGCTTctagaattgaaaaagaacgaCGTGCTATACTCTCGGAGCTTCAAATGATGAATACAATAGAGTACCGGGTTGATTGCCAG TTGTTACAACATCTGCATTCTGAAAACAAGCTGAGCAAGAGGTTTCCAATTGGCTTAGAAGAACAGATAAAGAAATGGGATGCAGATAAAATTAGGAAATTTCATGAGCGTTGGTATTTCCCTGCAAATGCTACCTTGTACATTGTGGGGGATATTGATAACATCACAAAGACTGTGTATCAGATTGAA GCTGTTTTTGGACAAACAGGTGTAGACAATGAGAAAAGTTCTGTCACCACTCCAAGCGCATTTGGTGCAGTGGCTAGTTTTCTTGTGCCCAAGCTTTCTGTTGGTCTGGGGGGAAATTCAGTTGAAAGATCAGCAAATACAATTGATCAATCAAAAGTATTTAACAAGGAAAGGCAAGCTGTTCGTCCTCCTGTGAAGCATAATTGGTCGCTTCCTGGAAGCAGTGGCGATTTGAAGCCACCACAAATATTTCAACACGAGTtgcttcaaaatttttcaattaatATGTTTTGCAAG ATTCCAGTAAATAGGGTTCAAACATTCAATGACTTGCGTAACGTCTTGATGAAAAGAATATTTTTGTCTGCTCTTCATTTTCGTATCAATACAAGATATAAG AGTTCAAATCCACCATTCACTTCAGTTGAACTGGATCATAGTGATTCTGGAAGGGAAGGATGTACTGTGACCACTCTTACCATAACTGCAGAACCAAAGAATTGGCAAAATGCAATTACAGTTGCTGTTCAAGAG GTTCGGAGACTTAAAGAGTTTGGTGTTACCCAGGGGGAATTAACTCGATATTTAGATGCCCTTTTGAAAGATAGTGAACACCTTGCAGCCATGATTGATAATGTATCTTCTGTTGATAACTTGGATTTCATCATGGAAAGTGATGCTCTTGGCCATAGAGTTATGGACCAGAGGCAGGGACATGAATGCTTACTTGCTGTTGCAGAGACAGTAACCCTTGAGGAG GTCAATTCTGTTGGTGCTAAGGTGTTAGAATTTATAGCTGATTTTGGAAAGCCTACTGCACCGCTGCCTGCAGCTATTGTTGCTTGTGTTCCAACAAAAGTTCACATTGAGGGAGCAGGTGAAACAGAATTCAAGATATCTCCAACTGAAATTACAGATGCTATGAAAGCAGGATTGGATCAGCCTATAATGCCAGAGCCTGAG CTCGAGGTGCCAAAGGAACTAGTACAACCATCCCAGCTAGAAGACTTAAAAAAGGAGCGCAAGCCAGCCTTTATTTCTGTAAGTTCTGAAACAGATGTTACAAAGCTTCATGATGAGGAAACTGGGATCACTCAACGTCGTCTTGCAAATGGAATTCCTGTTAACTATAAGGTATACTGTGCAAGTTTGTTATGTAGCTACTACCTTCTTTTCCTTTTACACACTAATGTAATCAATGCATGGGTTCCTAATGCTATGACTTTATGGCGTTGCATATTAAATTTGGTTCGTCTCGTTCGCGAGGAATCATAA
- the LOC107640294 gene encoding protein FAR1-RELATED SEQUENCE 5-like: MDEQNEFEQDFRDEFTEGAFFSESDMSEDILEAAYAVDSVQDITTLKFSENFAEEIGKYHFSTLQLAFDFYMKYSKSKGFSARKSKTFKNSTGEIYKQKFVCHRQGFRMEKYYTMKKRKKEPKLETRTGCEARMDVKFVPETGRWHIFYFSDEHNHDLLDTQFSAMLPAHRKMSEADIMQMMNMLKSGISASQIFGLLASQAGGYEFVGYGPRDMYNEIARQRHQIPGDAARVLKKLEAMRLKDPQLYFKACHDSRGLLRNLFWSDGISQLDYRLFGDVIAFDATYKKNKYSCPLVIFSGVNHHNQTIIFAAALVVDETTDTYICLLRQLMFAMKGKTPTSIITDGAMAIRNAVRVVFPEVRHRLCAWHLIRNVTSNVGSPSFTSKFQKIMLGDYKIFVFKRLHSVVARYVGSRHDLTSFVEHFQRCVAHLRFKEFNADYESTRGVPVMQTCIELLERYAAELYTHEIFCFFRPFLSRAGSMRVLNIENNDDDIKYIMCKHGRPDFMWIVDFRQEMIFMCTCLRMESFGISCEHIVKVLVDIDICEISRSLVLDRWTKKVKSAFIDPSGFTRDAVVISRQSALMEFSKQLVVVAAKIIIVFTLKQKYRLHIVEENNLIKTR, encoded by the exons ATGGATGAACAGAATGAATTCGAACAAGATTTCAGAGATGAATTTACTGAGGGAGCGTTTTTTTCTGAATCTGATATGTCAGAAGATATCCTTGAAGCCGCTTATGCGGTTGACTCCGTGCAAGACATTACAACTTTGAAATTTAGTGAGAATTTTGCGGAAGAAATTGGAAAATACCACTTTTCTACTTTGCAGCTTGCATTTGATTTTTATATGAAGTACTCAAAGTCGAAGGGCTTTAGTGCAAGGAAGAGCAAGACCTTCAAGAATAGTACTGGCGAGATATACAAACAAAAGTTTGTATGTCATAGGCAAGGATTCAGGATGGAGAAATATTACACGatgaaaaaaaggaagaaggagcCTAAATTGGAAACAAGAACTGGATGTGAAGCTCGAATGGATGTTAAATTTGTACCAGAAACTGGAAGGTGGCATATCTTTTATTTCTCTGACGAACACAACCATGATCTATTGGATACACAATTCAGTGCTATGTTGCCTGCCCATAGAAAAATGTCAGAGGCAGATATTATGCAAATGATGAACATGCTAAAGTCAGGGATTAGCGCTTCACAGATATTTGGTCTTCTAGCTAGTCAAGCAGGCGGGTATGAATTTGTTGGCTATGGTCCCAGAGATATGTACAATGAGATTGCTCGGCAAAGGCATCAAATTCCTGGTGATGCAGCACGAGTGTTGAAGAAGTTGGAGGCTATGCGGTTGAAGGATCCACAATTATATTTCAAGGCATGTCATGATTCAAGAGGTTTGTTACGTAACTTGTTCTGGTCTGATGGGATTAGCCAACTAGACTACCGACTCTTCGGGGATGTTATTGCTTTTGATGCTACGTACAAGAAGAACAAGTATAGTTGTCCATTAGTCATATTCAGCGGGGTTAACCACCACAACCAAACAATTATTTTTGCTGCTGCGTTAGTTGTGGACGAAACTACTGATACATATATTTGCCTCCTGCGTCAGctcatgtttgcaatgaagggCAAGACCCCGACCTCAATAATAACTGATGGGGCCATGGCGATTAGGAATGCAGTCAGAGTTGTATTTCCCGAAGTCAGACATAGATTATGCGCTTGGCACCTTATTCGAAATGTAACTAGCAATGTTGGAAGTCCATCGTTTACATCTAAATTCCAAAAAATCATGTTAGGAGACTACAAGATTTTCGTGTTTAAGC GTTTACACTCAGTTGTTGCAAGGTATGTGGGGTCGCGACATGATTTGACAAGTTTCGTAGAGCATTTTCAAAGGTGTGTTGCACACTTGCGCTTTAAAGAATTTAATGCTGATTATGAATCTACACGTGGGGTGCCCGTCATGCAGACTTGTATAGAGCTGCTAGAGAGATATGCTGCTGAGTTATACACTCATGAGATATTTTGTTTCTTTCGGCCATTTCTTTCTAGAGCTGGATCAATGCGGGTGCTAAACATAGAGAATAACGATGATGACATAAAGTACATTATGTGTAAGCATGGGAGGCCCGATTTTATGTGGATTGTTGATTTTCGTCAAGAAATGATCTTTATGTGTACCTGTTTAAGAATGGAGTCATTTGGAATTTCCTGCGAACATATTGTGAAAGTTCTGGTTGACATTGACATTTGTGAGATTTCCCGGTCATTGGTATTGGATAGATGGACAAAAAAGGTTAAGTCAGCATTCATTGATCCAAGTGGGTTCACGAGGGATGCTGTTGTTATTAGTCGCCAAAGTGCCTTGATGGAATTTTCTAAACAAttggttgttgttgctgctaaa ATAATTATAGTATTCACTCTAAAACAAAAGTATCGGCTACATATTGTGGAAGAGAATAATCTGATTAAGACACGGTAG
- the LOC107643196 gene encoding trihelix transcription factor ASIL2 — protein MASPSSPPQSTPPPDPPSALPLALPVPPPTASSSRRLPPPCWSPDETLALIDAYRDKWYSLGRGNLKATHWQEVADAVAQRCPNASPAKTPVQCRHKMEKLRKRYRTEIQRARSLPVARFNSSWVHFKLMDSMEKGPSPVKPENDSDSHDGDGVGVDRDEDDDDQDLYEEIKNGGHGSNTRSLNKLYRNGFGGPPGGGNGSGGFRIRIPTGLSVAQPGSKFYGKSGGNQKFNNPNLNQNAGSNFGTRVLGKRERERERDPVGEVVSAIKLLGDGFVRMEQMKMEMAREIEAMRMEMEMKRTEMILESQQRIVEAFAKAVSDKKKKPKKTPSPQQS, from the coding sequence atgGCCTCCCCTTCTTCTCCTCCCCAATCCACCCCTCCTCCAGATCCTCCATCTGCGCTCCCCCTCGCTCTTCCCGTTCCTCCCCCCACCGCCTCCTCCTCTCGCCGCCTTCCTCCTCCCTGCTGGTCCCCCGACGAGACCCTTGCCCTAATTGATGCCTACCGTGACAAGTGGTACTCCCTCGGCCGCGGCAACCTCAAGGCCACACACTGGCAGGAGGTTGCCGACGCCGTCGCACAGAGATGCCCCAACGCCTCTCCGGCCAAGACCCCCGTCCAGTGCCGCCACAAGATGGAGAAGCTCAGGAAGCGATACCGAACCGAGATCCAGCGCGCAAGGTCCCTTCCTGTGGCGCGATTCAACTCTTCCTGGGTCCACTTCAAGCTCATGGACTCCATGGAGAAAGGTCCCTCACCTGTCAAGCCAGAGAACGACTCCGACAGCCACGACGGCGATGGAGTTGGCGTTGACCGTGACGAAGACGACGACGATCAGGATCTATACGAGGAGATCAAGAACGGAGGACACGGATCTAACACACGGAGCCTCAACAAGTTGTATCGCAACGGTTTTGGCGGTCCTCCCGGCGGTGGAAACGGCAGCGGCGGGTTTAGGATTAGGATCCCTACCGGATTAAGCGTGGCGCAACCTGGATCGAAGTTTTACGGGAAATCTGGTGGAAATCAGAAATTCAATAACCCTAATTTGAATCAGAACGCTGGATCTAACTTCGGGAcgagggttttggggaagagggagagagagagggagagggatcCGGTTGGAGAGGTTGTGTCGGCGATCAAGCTGCTTGGAGATGGGTTCGTGAGGATGGAGCAGATGAAGATGGAGATGGCGAGGGAGATCGAAGCCATGCGTATGGAAATGGAGATGAAGCGCACTGAGATGATTCTGGAATCTCAACAGAGGATCGTGGAGGCTTTCGCCAAAGCAGTTTCtgacaagaagaagaagccaaagaAGACTCCATCCCCACAACAATCTTAG
- the LOC107640295 gene encoding uncharacterized protein LOC107640295 has translation MNLDCNPADSNQCILSKQCLQLYQHQWQIEVVADRVGCGKNQTRKSFNASKSDFFTNKRNCLACRLELNANKYVLGEFLEFKGKQEDLQALSQIRRSKVERITVQKTSMFGLAPSRLQVLYALRDYRTEGASEAEWKEVTVRSSTEIIFQLENSSKVRKFKLSSVISLTLSA, from the exons ATGAACCTAGATTGTAATCCTGCAGATTCCAATCAATGTATCCTGTCGAAACAGTGCCTGCAGCTCTATCAGCATCAGTGGCAAATTGAGGTGGTTGCTGATagggttggatgtg GCAAAAATCAAACTAGGAAATCATTTAATGCTTCCAAATCAGACTTCTTTACTAATAAAAGAAATTGCTTGGCCTGCAGGTTGGAACTGAATGCCAATAAGTACGTGTTGGGTGAGTTCCTCGAATTTAAGGGCAAGCAAGAAGATCTTCAGGCTTTGAGTCAGATTAGAAGATCTAAAGTTGAGCGTATTACAGTCCAAAAGACAAGCATGTTTGGACTAG CTCCTTCTAGGCTCCAAGTGTTGTATGCATTGCGCGACTATAGAACTGAAGGGGCATCAGAAGCAGAGTGGAAAGAAGTGACTGTAAGATCAAGCACTGAGATCATCTTCCAGCTTGAAAATTCTTCGAAAGTCCGAAAGTTTAAGCTCTCATCAGTGATCTCTCTGACTCTTAGCGCATGA